In Drosophila nasuta strain 15112-1781.00 chromosome 2R, ASM2355853v1, whole genome shotgun sequence, a single genomic region encodes these proteins:
- the LOC132786172 gene encoding oxysterol-binding protein-related protein 8 isoform X7, whose amino-acid sequence MNLLQRIANWASDNRDGNLADKSAADAAKLNRKESYKAQRKNYRREKKRVASELMNSLQDPAVIVLADWLKVRGTLKSWTKLWCVLKPGLLLIYKSQKTKSSHWVGTVMLTSCQVIERPSKKDGFCFKLFHPLEQSIWAPRGPDKETIGAVVQPLPTAYLIFRAPSQAAGKCWMDALELSLRCSALLLRSNSSTTPSSAYAGEPLPVSHETQWSEADYEKHFNEHDLDADSQTEAPNAAMSGLDTDSESEQAPDDEGVCPLQCEETPYVPYEEEEFGAQGEQVEELADENKSLIWCIVKQVRPGMDLSKVVLPTFILEPRSFLDKLSDTYYHADLLSKAVRDDDAFNRMKLIVQWYLSGFYKKPKGLKKPYNPILGETFRCYWEHPNGSRTFYIAEQVSHHPPVSAFYVTNREDGFSITCSILAKSKFYGNSTSAVLEGTATMTLLPRNEMYTASTPYAHCKGILMGTLSMELGGKINIECENTGYKTELEFKLKPFLGGSEATNVVVGKIKFGKETLATIQGHWDKECRIKDLRTGDETVLFKADNEMRAKRLTRHLVPMDKQLPTESARLWHLVSEAIANEDQVAATNEKTVLEEAQRAAAKERAENDKQHQPALFELDSYGQWVYKYADLRPWNPRNDVRQYECDYKVLTQTRVSETTADEEPIIRTRQPMATKVAKAKNKTLVLGPRDTNSDSSQSPQGAKRGSNSSVKNLALALEQVNQSLENHTRQLNDISRRLERMQYQPSNSRSMYSHDHGIVGGGISQSIVVKSLIYALIGLTFSLILRWLFK is encoded by the exons ATGAATCTACTACAAA GAATCGCCAATTGGGCCTCAGATAATCGCGATGGCAATCTGGCAGATAAG TCTGCGGCAGATGCGGCCAAGCTCAATCGCAAGGAATCCTACAAGGCGCAGCGAAAGAATTACAGACGCGAAAAGAAACGCGTGGCCAGCGAGCTGATGAATTCGCTTCAGGATCCAGCGGTCATTGTGCTGGCTGACTGGTTAAAG GTTCGCGGTACACTCAAGTCGTGGACGAAACTGTGGTGTGTGCTGAAGCCTGGCTTGCTGCTCATCTACAAGAGCCAGAAGACCAAGAGCAGTCACTGGGTGGGCACAGTGATGTTGACCTCGTGTCAGGTCATCGAACGTCCCAGCAAAAAGGATGGCTTCTGTTTCAAGCTCTTCCATCCGCTCGAACAATCGATTTGGGCGCCACGCGGCCCCGACAAGGAGACCATAG GTGCTGTGGTGCAACCGCTGCCCACCGCTTATCTCATCTTTCGAGCGCCCAGCCAAGCGGCTGGCAAATGCTGGATGGATGCCTTGGAGCTCTCGTTGCGCTGCTCGGCGCTGCTGTTGCGCTCGAATAGCAGCACCACACCATCGAGTGCCTATGCCGGCGAGCCGCTGCCTGTGTCCCATGAGACGCAGTGGTCGGAGGCTGACTACGAGAAGCATTTCAATGAGCACG ATCTGGACGCTGACAGTCAAACTGAGGCGCCCAATGCGGCAATGTCGGGACTGGACACCGATTCGGAGTCGGAGCAGGCACCGGACGACGAAGGTGTGTGTCCCCTGCAGTGCGAGGAGACGCCCTACGTACCCTACGAAGAGGAGGAGTTTGGTGCG CAAGGCGAGCAGGTGGAGGAGCTGGCCGATGAGAACAAGAGTCTCATCTGGTGCATTGTGAAGCAGGTGCGTCCCGGCATGGATCTAAGCAAGGTGGTGCTGCCCACATTTATACTCGAACCGCGCTCCTTTCTGGACAAGCTCTCCGACACTTATTACCACGCCGATTTGCTCTCCAA AGCGGTGCGTGATGATGATGCCTTCAATCGCATGAAGCTGATTGTGCAATGGTACCTGTCTGGATTCTATAAGAAGCCCAAGGGCCTCAAGAAACCCTACAATCCCATATTGGGCGAAACATTTCGTTGCTATTGGGAGCATCCCAATGGCAGTCGCACCTTTTACATTGCCGAACAGGTGTCGCATCATCCGCCTGTGTCGGCATTCTATGTGACAAACCGCGAGGATGGCTTCAGCATTACGTGCTCCATCTTGGCGAAATCGAAGTTCTATGGCAATAGCACATCGGCCGTACTGGAGGGCACGGCAACGATGACTCTACTGCCCCGCAACGAAATGTATACGGCGAGCACACCATACGCCCACTGCAAGGGTATTCTGATGGGCACATTGTCCATGGAGCTCGGCGGCAAGATAAACATCGAGTGCGAGAACACCGGTTACAAGACGGAGCTCGAGTTCAAGCTGAAGCCATTCCTCGGCGGCTCCGAGGCCACCAACGTTGTTGTCGGTAAAATCAAATTTGGCAAAGAGACGCTCGCCACCATCCAGGGGCATTGGGACAAGGAGTGTCGCATCAAGGATTTGCGCACAGGCGACGAAACGGTGCTCTTCAAGGCGGACAACGAAATGCGTGCCAAGCGACTCACACGGCATCTGGTGCCCATGGACAAACAACTGCCCACAGAGTCGGCACGCTTGTGGCATCTGGTCTCAGAGGCTATAGCAAACGAGGATCAAGTGGCGGCCACAAATGAGAAAACAGTGCTCGAAGAAGCGCAACGTGCGGCGGCCAAAGAGCGTGCGGAGAACGATAAGCAGCATCAGCCGGCGCTCTTTGAGCTGGACAGCTATGGGCAATGGGTGTACAAGTATGCGGATTTGCGGCCATGGAATCCACGCAACGATGTGCGACAATACGAATGCGATTACAAGGTGCTCACCCAGACACGAGTGAGCGAGACGACGGCCGATGAGGAGCCAATCATACGCACGCGTCAACCAATGGCGACCAAGGTGGCCAAGGCCAAGAACAAGACGTTGGTGCTGGGGCCACGCGATACCAACTCGGATTCAAGTCAGTCGCCGCAGGGTGCAAAGAGAGGCTCCAATAGCTCTGTGAAAAA TCTCGCTTTGGCTTTGGAGCAGGTGAATCAATCGCTGGAGAATCACACGCGGCAGCTGAATGACATTTCGCGACGCTTGGAGCGCATGCAGTATCAGCCATCCAACAGCAGATCGATGTACTCCCATGATCATGGCATCGTCGGTGGCGGGATCTCGCAATCGATTGTGGTCAAGTCATTGATTTATGCATTAATTGGGCTAACATTCAGTCTGATATTGCGCTGGCTGTTCAAATAG
- the LOC132786172 gene encoding oxysterol-binding protein-related protein 8 isoform X5: MNLLQRIANWASDNRDGNLADKSAADAAKLNRKESYKAQRKNYRREKKRVASELMNSLQDPAVIVLADWLKVRGTLKSWTKLWCVLKPGLLLIYKSQKTKSSHWVGTVMLTSCQVIERPSKKDGFCFKLFHPLEQSIWAPRGPDKETIGAVVQPLPTAYLIFRAPSQAAGKCWMDALELSLRCSALLLRSNSSTTPSSAYAGEPLPVSHETQWSEADYEKHFNEHGKWMQQWLVAPATCEAAQESSRSDNSISSRAQTPQLLQQLYSSAVNNWERTKRLPRFGQRVERAGTPRGSDVSSLSQFQHHHHHHHQRRRLSPISKSLTLTGNSSSSSSDEADDDDYASSSVSMALPRPVSAPPVCLMRPRFQINVKDLDADSQTEAPNAAMSGLDTDSESEQAPDDEGVCPLQCEETPYVPYEEEEFGAQGEQVEELADENKSLIWCIVKQVRPGMDLSKVVLPTFILEPRSFLDKLSDTYYHADLLSKAVRDDDAFNRMKLIVQWYLSGFYKKPKGLKKPYNPILGETFRCYWEHPNGSRTFYIAEQVSHHPPVSAFYVTNREDGFSITCSILAKSKFYGNSTSAVLEGTATMTLLPRNEMYTASTPYAHCKGILMGTLSMELGGKINIECENTGYKTELEFKLKPFLGGSEATNVVVGKIKFGKETLATIQGHWDKECRIKDLRTGDETVLFKADNEMRAKRLTRHLVPMDKQLPTESARLWHLVSEAIANEDQVAATNEKTVLEEAQRAAAKERAENDKQHQPALFELDSYGQWVYKYADLRPWNPRNDVRQYECDYKVLTQTRVSETTADEEPIIRTRQPMATKVAKAKNKTLVLGPRDTNSDSSQSPQGAKRGSNSSVKNLALALEQVNQSLENHTRQLNDISRRLERMQYQPSNSRSMYSHDHGIVGGGISQSIVVKSLIYALIGLTFSLILRWLFK, encoded by the exons ATGAATCTACTACAAA GAATCGCCAATTGGGCCTCAGATAATCGCGATGGCAATCTGGCAGATAAG TCTGCGGCAGATGCGGCCAAGCTCAATCGCAAGGAATCCTACAAGGCGCAGCGAAAGAATTACAGACGCGAAAAGAAACGCGTGGCCAGCGAGCTGATGAATTCGCTTCAGGATCCAGCGGTCATTGTGCTGGCTGACTGGTTAAAG GTTCGCGGTACACTCAAGTCGTGGACGAAACTGTGGTGTGTGCTGAAGCCTGGCTTGCTGCTCATCTACAAGAGCCAGAAGACCAAGAGCAGTCACTGGGTGGGCACAGTGATGTTGACCTCGTGTCAGGTCATCGAACGTCCCAGCAAAAAGGATGGCTTCTGTTTCAAGCTCTTCCATCCGCTCGAACAATCGATTTGGGCGCCACGCGGCCCCGACAAGGAGACCATAG GTGCTGTGGTGCAACCGCTGCCCACCGCTTATCTCATCTTTCGAGCGCCCAGCCAAGCGGCTGGCAAATGCTGGATGGATGCCTTGGAGCTCTCGTTGCGCTGCTCGGCGCTGCTGTTGCGCTCGAATAGCAGCACCACACCATCGAGTGCCTATGCCGGCGAGCCGCTGCCTGTGTCCCATGAGACGCAGTGGTCGGAGGCTGACTACGAGAAGCATTTCAATGAGCACGGTAAGTGGATGCAACAATGGTTGGTGGCACCTGCAACCTGCGAAGCAGCACAGGAGTCTTCGCGCTCCGATAATAGCATCTCGTCGCGTGCCCAGACgccacagctgctgcagcagctctACAGCAGTGCGGTCAATAATTGGGAGCGCACCAAGCGTTTGCCACGCTTCGGTCAACGTGTGGAGCGTGCTGGAACGCCACGTGGCAGCGATGTCTCGAGTCTGTCACAGtttcagcatcatcatcatcaccatcatcagcGACGACGTCTCAGTCCGATTAGCAAGTCACTAACGCTGAcgggcaacagcagcagcagctccagcgATGAGGCTGACGACGATGATTATGCCAGCAGCAGTGTTTCAATGGCCTTGCCACGCCCAGTCAGTGCGCCGCCTGTTTGTCTGATGCGTCCGCGTTTCCAAATCAATGTCAAGG ATCTGGACGCTGACAGTCAAACTGAGGCGCCCAATGCGGCAATGTCGGGACTGGACACCGATTCGGAGTCGGAGCAGGCACCGGACGACGAAGGTGTGTGTCCCCTGCAGTGCGAGGAGACGCCCTACGTACCCTACGAAGAGGAGGAGTTTGGTGCG CAAGGCGAGCAGGTGGAGGAGCTGGCCGATGAGAACAAGAGTCTCATCTGGTGCATTGTGAAGCAGGTGCGTCCCGGCATGGATCTAAGCAAGGTGGTGCTGCCCACATTTATACTCGAACCGCGCTCCTTTCTGGACAAGCTCTCCGACACTTATTACCACGCCGATTTGCTCTCCAA AGCGGTGCGTGATGATGATGCCTTCAATCGCATGAAGCTGATTGTGCAATGGTACCTGTCTGGATTCTATAAGAAGCCCAAGGGCCTCAAGAAACCCTACAATCCCATATTGGGCGAAACATTTCGTTGCTATTGGGAGCATCCCAATGGCAGTCGCACCTTTTACATTGCCGAACAGGTGTCGCATCATCCGCCTGTGTCGGCATTCTATGTGACAAACCGCGAGGATGGCTTCAGCATTACGTGCTCCATCTTGGCGAAATCGAAGTTCTATGGCAATAGCACATCGGCCGTACTGGAGGGCACGGCAACGATGACTCTACTGCCCCGCAACGAAATGTATACGGCGAGCACACCATACGCCCACTGCAAGGGTATTCTGATGGGCACATTGTCCATGGAGCTCGGCGGCAAGATAAACATCGAGTGCGAGAACACCGGTTACAAGACGGAGCTCGAGTTCAAGCTGAAGCCATTCCTCGGCGGCTCCGAGGCCACCAACGTTGTTGTCGGTAAAATCAAATTTGGCAAAGAGACGCTCGCCACCATCCAGGGGCATTGGGACAAGGAGTGTCGCATCAAGGATTTGCGCACAGGCGACGAAACGGTGCTCTTCAAGGCGGACAACGAAATGCGTGCCAAGCGACTCACACGGCATCTGGTGCCCATGGACAAACAACTGCCCACAGAGTCGGCACGCTTGTGGCATCTGGTCTCAGAGGCTATAGCAAACGAGGATCAAGTGGCGGCCACAAATGAGAAAACAGTGCTCGAAGAAGCGCAACGTGCGGCGGCCAAAGAGCGTGCGGAGAACGATAAGCAGCATCAGCCGGCGCTCTTTGAGCTGGACAGCTATGGGCAATGGGTGTACAAGTATGCGGATTTGCGGCCATGGAATCCACGCAACGATGTGCGACAATACGAATGCGATTACAAGGTGCTCACCCAGACACGAGTGAGCGAGACGACGGCCGATGAGGAGCCAATCATACGCACGCGTCAACCAATGGCGACCAAGGTGGCCAAGGCCAAGAACAAGACGTTGGTGCTGGGGCCACGCGATACCAACTCGGATTCAAGTCAGTCGCCGCAGGGTGCAAAGAGAGGCTCCAATAGCTCTGTGAAAAA TCTCGCTTTGGCTTTGGAGCAGGTGAATCAATCGCTGGAGAATCACACGCGGCAGCTGAATGACATTTCGCGACGCTTGGAGCGCATGCAGTATCAGCCATCCAACAGCAGATCGATGTACTCCCATGATCATGGCATCGTCGGTGGCGGGATCTCGCAATCGATTGTGGTCAAGTCATTGATTTATGCATTAATTGGGCTAACATTCAGTCTGATATTGCGCTGGCTGTTCAAATAG
- the LOC132786172 gene encoding oxysterol-binding protein-related protein 8 isoform X3, producing MMNNNNNYNNNNNSLARAQELIAMQVSEHRKRIANWASDNRDGNLADKSAADAAKLNRKESYKAQRKNYRREKKRVASELMNSLQDPAVIVLADWLKVRGTLKSWTKLWCVLKPGLLLIYKSQKTKSSHWVGTVMLTSCQVIERPSKKDGFCFKLFHPLEQSIWAPRGPDKETIGAVVQPLPTAYLIFRAPSQAAGKCWMDALELSLRCSALLLRSNSSTTPSSAYAGEPLPVSHETQWSEADYEKHFNEHGKWMQQWLVAPATCEAAQESSRSDNSISSRAQTPQLLQQLYSSAVNNWERTKRLPRFGQRVERAGTPRGSDVSSLSQFQHHHHHHHQRRRLSPISKSLTLTGNSSSSSSDEADDDDYASSSVSMALPRPVSAPPVCLMRPRFQINVKDLDADSQTEAPNAAMSGLDTDSESEQAPDDEGVCPLQCEETPYVPYEEEEFGAQGEQVEELADENKSLIWCIVKQVRPGMDLSKVVLPTFILEPRSFLDKLSDTYYHADLLSKAVRDDDAFNRMKLIVQWYLSGFYKKPKGLKKPYNPILGETFRCYWEHPNGSRTFYIAEQVSHHPPVSAFYVTNREDGFSITCSILAKSKFYGNSTSAVLEGTATMTLLPRNEMYTASTPYAHCKGILMGTLSMELGGKINIECENTGYKTELEFKLKPFLGGSEATNVVVGKIKFGKETLATIQGHWDKECRIKDLRTGDETVLFKADNEMRAKRLTRHLVPMDKQLPTESARLWHLVSEAIANEDQVAATNEKTVLEEAQRAAAKERAENDKQHQPALFELDSYGQWVYKYADLRPWNPRNDVRQYECDYKVLTQTRVSETTADEEPIIRTRQPMATKVAKAKNKTLVLGPRDTNSDSSQSPQGAKRGSNSSVKNLALALEQVNQSLENHTRQLNDISRRLERMQYQPSNSRSMYSHDHGIVGGGISQSIVVKSLIYALIGLTFSLILRWLFK from the exons atgatgaataacaacaacaactataataataataataattcgcTAGCGAGAGCGCAAGAGTTGATTGCAATGCAAGTGAGCGAGCACAgaaaga GAATCGCCAATTGGGCCTCAGATAATCGCGATGGCAATCTGGCAGATAAG TCTGCGGCAGATGCGGCCAAGCTCAATCGCAAGGAATCCTACAAGGCGCAGCGAAAGAATTACAGACGCGAAAAGAAACGCGTGGCCAGCGAGCTGATGAATTCGCTTCAGGATCCAGCGGTCATTGTGCTGGCTGACTGGTTAAAG GTTCGCGGTACACTCAAGTCGTGGACGAAACTGTGGTGTGTGCTGAAGCCTGGCTTGCTGCTCATCTACAAGAGCCAGAAGACCAAGAGCAGTCACTGGGTGGGCACAGTGATGTTGACCTCGTGTCAGGTCATCGAACGTCCCAGCAAAAAGGATGGCTTCTGTTTCAAGCTCTTCCATCCGCTCGAACAATCGATTTGGGCGCCACGCGGCCCCGACAAGGAGACCATAG GTGCTGTGGTGCAACCGCTGCCCACCGCTTATCTCATCTTTCGAGCGCCCAGCCAAGCGGCTGGCAAATGCTGGATGGATGCCTTGGAGCTCTCGTTGCGCTGCTCGGCGCTGCTGTTGCGCTCGAATAGCAGCACCACACCATCGAGTGCCTATGCCGGCGAGCCGCTGCCTGTGTCCCATGAGACGCAGTGGTCGGAGGCTGACTACGAGAAGCATTTCAATGAGCACGGTAAGTGGATGCAACAATGGTTGGTGGCACCTGCAACCTGCGAAGCAGCACAGGAGTCTTCGCGCTCCGATAATAGCATCTCGTCGCGTGCCCAGACgccacagctgctgcagcagctctACAGCAGTGCGGTCAATAATTGGGAGCGCACCAAGCGTTTGCCACGCTTCGGTCAACGTGTGGAGCGTGCTGGAACGCCACGTGGCAGCGATGTCTCGAGTCTGTCACAGtttcagcatcatcatcatcaccatcatcagcGACGACGTCTCAGTCCGATTAGCAAGTCACTAACGCTGAcgggcaacagcagcagcagctccagcgATGAGGCTGACGACGATGATTATGCCAGCAGCAGTGTTTCAATGGCCTTGCCACGCCCAGTCAGTGCGCCGCCTGTTTGTCTGATGCGTCCGCGTTTCCAAATCAATGTCAAGG ATCTGGACGCTGACAGTCAAACTGAGGCGCCCAATGCGGCAATGTCGGGACTGGACACCGATTCGGAGTCGGAGCAGGCACCGGACGACGAAGGTGTGTGTCCCCTGCAGTGCGAGGAGACGCCCTACGTACCCTACGAAGAGGAGGAGTTTGGTGCG CAAGGCGAGCAGGTGGAGGAGCTGGCCGATGAGAACAAGAGTCTCATCTGGTGCATTGTGAAGCAGGTGCGTCCCGGCATGGATCTAAGCAAGGTGGTGCTGCCCACATTTATACTCGAACCGCGCTCCTTTCTGGACAAGCTCTCCGACACTTATTACCACGCCGATTTGCTCTCCAA AGCGGTGCGTGATGATGATGCCTTCAATCGCATGAAGCTGATTGTGCAATGGTACCTGTCTGGATTCTATAAGAAGCCCAAGGGCCTCAAGAAACCCTACAATCCCATATTGGGCGAAACATTTCGTTGCTATTGGGAGCATCCCAATGGCAGTCGCACCTTTTACATTGCCGAACAGGTGTCGCATCATCCGCCTGTGTCGGCATTCTATGTGACAAACCGCGAGGATGGCTTCAGCATTACGTGCTCCATCTTGGCGAAATCGAAGTTCTATGGCAATAGCACATCGGCCGTACTGGAGGGCACGGCAACGATGACTCTACTGCCCCGCAACGAAATGTATACGGCGAGCACACCATACGCCCACTGCAAGGGTATTCTGATGGGCACATTGTCCATGGAGCTCGGCGGCAAGATAAACATCGAGTGCGAGAACACCGGTTACAAGACGGAGCTCGAGTTCAAGCTGAAGCCATTCCTCGGCGGCTCCGAGGCCACCAACGTTGTTGTCGGTAAAATCAAATTTGGCAAAGAGACGCTCGCCACCATCCAGGGGCATTGGGACAAGGAGTGTCGCATCAAGGATTTGCGCACAGGCGACGAAACGGTGCTCTTCAAGGCGGACAACGAAATGCGTGCCAAGCGACTCACACGGCATCTGGTGCCCATGGACAAACAACTGCCCACAGAGTCGGCACGCTTGTGGCATCTGGTCTCAGAGGCTATAGCAAACGAGGATCAAGTGGCGGCCACAAATGAGAAAACAGTGCTCGAAGAAGCGCAACGTGCGGCGGCCAAAGAGCGTGCGGAGAACGATAAGCAGCATCAGCCGGCGCTCTTTGAGCTGGACAGCTATGGGCAATGGGTGTACAAGTATGCGGATTTGCGGCCATGGAATCCACGCAACGATGTGCGACAATACGAATGCGATTACAAGGTGCTCACCCAGACACGAGTGAGCGAGACGACGGCCGATGAGGAGCCAATCATACGCACGCGTCAACCAATGGCGACCAAGGTGGCCAAGGCCAAGAACAAGACGTTGGTGCTGGGGCCACGCGATACCAACTCGGATTCAAGTCAGTCGCCGCAGGGTGCAAAGAGAGGCTCCAATAGCTCTGTGAAAAA TCTCGCTTTGGCTTTGGAGCAGGTGAATCAATCGCTGGAGAATCACACGCGGCAGCTGAATGACATTTCGCGACGCTTGGAGCGCATGCAGTATCAGCCATCCAACAGCAGATCGATGTACTCCCATGATCATGGCATCGTCGGTGGCGGGATCTCGCAATCGATTGTGGTCAAGTCATTGATTTATGCATTAATTGGGCTAACATTCAGTCTGATATTGCGCTGGCTGTTCAAATAG